CACCTTTATGAACCAATGGTCTCAAATACCTATTAACATTGTCATCCAATTGAAAATAAAAACCTAGGTACTCTGATAAAAGGTTTTCTTTTGGTCTATATACTGCGTATAAAGTTGATACGATTCCAGCTTTATATTGATTCACCTTAATTATGCCATACGGGTTTGATTTTAGCGGGCTTTTAGTATATACAATGTCATTAACTTCAACAATGTGATAATTATCTACTGATGCACCTGCGAATGACCTACCTTGGAACTCTATTTGATTAACTATCCCATATGTTCCAGATACCGATAATACATCATTTTTATCAAATTTTTGTTCATAATTTCTTTCTTTGTGCTCAAACATTAGTTCATTGAGTTTTTTCTCCTCCCATTCAGGAAACTCACTCCCATCATCCGCTTTGAACCGAATCTCCTGAGAAAAGATTTTTTGCATCACCCCTTTTTTATACTGCTGTAGGAGTTCCTCTTTTTTTGTAAGCTGCTCTATACGGGTATCGACAGAGGTGAAAAATGAGGATATTTTTTTTTGTTCGGGTTTTGACGGTATATTTAACTTTAATGTCTTTAGCTGTGAGCTATATAGATGAACTACTGAAATACCTTGAGAAAGTCTTGCTATATCAATCTTTTTAGCATTGTTAAGATAATAAGATAAAAATACACCATCTTCTTTAGTTTTAATAATGTTCAAGTCACCACCAAGAGCCACATTATCTTTTAGTACACAAGAAGCAGTAGCAATATCTATTTGTGCTTCTCCTGAAGCAGGTATGATTATGTCACCATATTCACTTAATACTAAATCTTCTTTATCTACATTCGTTTTAGATACAACATCTTGTATTAGCTCATTGTATTGGCTATAAAGTTCTCCATATCTAATACACTCTGTTTTTCCATCTTCAGCAAGATCTGCTTTTGAAACTCCCTTACCTTTAGAAAAGACAGCAATCTTATCTAATAGTATCTCTTCCCATTCACTACCAAACTCTTTAAATCTCAACTGAGGTACATTACTCATCATAAACCCCTCGATTAAAACGGTGTAGCGATAGCAAGCTCACCACAGAACTTAGCTATCATCTCATCGGTAGCTCTCATATCTACCTCAAGAGCTTTCAACTCACTACTCACCGTATCCAAATCAACAGGCTCTTCCTCTTCAAAAGTATCAACATATCTTGGGATATTGAGATTATAGTCATTCTCTTTTATTTCATCAAGTGTAACTAGGCGAGAGTACTTCTCTTCAGCTATTCTGTCTCTGAAAGTCATTACTATCTTCTCAATATCTTCAACTCTCATATAGTTCTGGTTCTTAGCCTTCTCAAAATGTGCGGAAGCATCGATAAATAAGATATTGTCACTCTCTTCTCTACACTTTTTAAAGACTAGGATACATGTAGGGATAGAAGTACCGTAGAAGATATTGGCAGGTAGTCCTATCACAGCATCAAGGTAGTTTTTATCTTCTATAAGATACTTTCTTATATGACCCTCAGCAGCTCCTCGAAATAAAACACCGTGAGGCAGTACAATAGCCATAGTGCCATTCTCATCTAAGTGATGTATCATATGCTGTACAAAAGCAAAGTCAGCTTTAGAAGAAGGAGCTAGTTTACCATACTGCGAGAATCTATCATCACTCATAAAGAGCGGATTGGCTGACCATTTGGCAGAGAAGGGAGGATTGGCAATGATGGCTTCAAATCTAAGCTCCATATGCTGTGGATGCTCCAAAGTATCCTCTTGCTTAATGTCAAATTTTCTGTAGTGGACATCATGCATTATCATGTTCATACGAGCAAGGTTATAGGTGGTACGGTTGAGCTCCTGCCCGTAAAAGCTGGAGACCTCTTCTACCTCCTTAGTCACACGAAGAAGAAGCGAACCCGAACCGCAGGTCGGATCATAAACTGACTTGAGCTTAGTTTTACCCGTAGTCACGATCTTGGCAAGTATCTTTGAGACCTGTTGAGGGGTATAGAACTCTCCAGCTTTCTTACCAGCACCCGCTGCAAACTGTCCTATAAGATACTCATAGGCATCACCAAGTACATCCCTATCATGGTTTTGTAGCTCGAAGTTGATGGCATCAAGATGTGAGAGAACTTTGGAGATAAGAGTATTTTTCTGTGCTTCAGTTTTACCCAGCTTTGAAGAGGTTAGATCAAGATCTTCAAAGAGATAAACAAAGTCATCTTCACTCTCATGTCCCATTGTTGTTCGTTCAATGTTTCTAAGGATTTGTGTAAGGTCATCTAGTATGAAGTTATCCGTACTACCTGCACTTCTTTTCGCTACTTGGCTAAATAATTCTTCAGGCTCTAGGAAGTATCCAAGTTTTTCTATAGACTCTTCTTGTATCGCTTCAAGATACTCTTGTCTATCAGGTGAACTCGAAAGCTCCAGATAAGTCATGCCATCTTCTGCCAATATCTCATCAGCATAATGTTCCATCTTTTCAGAGAGATACTTATAAAAGATAAAACCAAGGATATAATCACGAAACTCATCCGCATCCATCTTACCTCTGAGTGCATTGGCGATATTCCATAACTGCTGCTCTAACTGCTTTTTTTGCTCTTCTCCCATGTACCAGTACCCTTTTTGATCCTAAATATATTCTTAAATATTCTATCGTAAAGTACCACAGAGTTTTCATTGACAAAAAAATCTAAAACAATTTTATTAGTATACTAATAAAATGAACAATTTGATCATTCTCTCTTTTCAACCATATAAACCCAATAAATAAAGGTATCAAAGTCGCTAAAGCCATATAAATCCATCTATTGGGCCAAGCTGACACAAAAATTAAACCAATCAAAAAGATAGATAATATGCCAAGAATAATAAAGCGGATCATTAATCTTTTTTTTGTACTTTTTGTTCCAGATACCACGCCATTCTATACCCTATTAAAACAATACTTGCCAAAATAATTAAAGTTGCTGTTGTACTCATGTTAATCCTTTTATTGCTATTTAATATCATATCTCATTTTTTTATTTAGATATGATCATACTTCTATGTCAAGTTCTTCACAATACTGAAATATATATTCCCAATCCTCCTCAGTCAGTTTCGCGCATTCATTTTCAGCTTCAATCTCATCATCATGTACCCCCATAATTTCATAAGTCTTTACATGACCCTCAACAATTTTATAACCATATCGTCTTCTCTTGTATGTAAAAATTGTTTTCATAAAACTTCTTTCTTTTGCATACAATTTAAACTTGTGGCATCATAATTTGATACGTCACCAGCAATCACAATCATATGATCCGCAGTGATTGCATCTACTTTCATTTCCGGCAGCAAGAGCAATCAATAAGATTAATAGTGCCAAGCTAACTGTTGCATTGATAATTGTTGCAGCTATTGCTATATCCGGTGAAGTCTTTTTTGAGATCCACCATGCCATATAAATGACAATGCCTAATGCGACAACTATACTTAAAACCCTTGCTAAAATATCACCATGTGTATATCCAAACTGTCCTGCAATCAAGATAGCCAATGGTAAAAAGCCAAACAACACTGATCCTTCATTTACCGGTGCATACCCATACAATCTTTCACTGTAGGAATTTAATTTAATCGTAGCTATCCAAAACCCAAAGATTAGTCCAATGGCAAGAAGTACCCATATTACTATCATACTGTCTCTCCTTTTTATTACTTTTCTTCTTAAATCTATCCTATTGCTATTGATTACAATTAAAACTGGCCTAAAGTTATTCATGACCTCTTTATTTATTACTATTCTGTATCTAACTTTGATAGCTTGCCATCCCTAACAAATACCCAAGTTAGTGCTACAACCCAACCAATACCATAAAAAAGTCCGCCGAATATATTGACCACTGTTATTGCAGCTTTTCTTGGATGGTTCAAGCGATAAGCTAAATATGTTGGTAGCATATAAATCGCCAAAACGATTAATAATAAAAATAGTTTCATAATCATCAACTTTTTACTTTATTGGCATAATATGGTCTACATTTTTCATGATCTACAACTATCTGTGTTATAAGTTCATTATTTACATCATAATAGACCTGCTCTATCATGAGCCCCTCTGTTAGAAGTTTATATGTAGCTTCCTGTGGACATGAGTTTATAAGTTCCTGATGCAGAAGACCTTTTGAAACCAAAGTCAAATCATTGTTATAGTCATCTAAAAAATCTTGTTTACTAAACGTGGTTGATTTTATATACTGAACAATTGTATGATCATTCTTCTGGGAAACTTTTATAAGCTGAGCATATTGATTTATATCCATAGGTAAAGAATCATTCATTTTCATTATTTGTCTAATAGCATCCGAAAGTACCCTATTTTTTTGCATTAATTTATCTCCGGTAAAGAGTATCCCGACAGCAATCACAAGATAAATAATTAACGATACAAAAAAAACCAATATTTTTTTTGTGTTTGAACTAGACGACAATGTAGCAGAAGCAATAAATACTACAAATAAGACTCCACTAAGTATATATCTTTGTAAATCATTATCAAAGAGCGTATTTATAGTATAAGTCCCCAATAAAGATATGGAAACTATAAATACCAAATATTTGATATCAAATACTTTTTTCAAAACTGATTCATTGTTATTTTGAGTCACTACATCTTCCATCAAAAACCCTCTTGTTTATCTTATGTTCTATAGGACATTTATTAAAGATTATATCTCTACTACACTTAGATAAAAGATACCTATAGGACATATTTTGGAGATATACGATTTTAATGAAGAAGAGTTAGATAAATTCTATAAAAAGATCGGTAAAAATGTCAAAAAATATCGTGAAGAAAAGGGAGTTACCCAAATGGAATTAGCTCACGCTATAGGCCATAACTCAGTTGGATATATTTCCAAAGCAGAACTCTATAAATATAATAAACATTTTAGTCTCGAACAGCTTTATAAAATATCAAAAGTATTAAATGTGAATATATCTCAACTTATTGATGCATAAACGCTCACATTCATTTTAAAATACTACTACAAAAATTAAGAAGTCATCCAAAATAATGTTCTGTAATTGAAGCTCTATTATGCTTCATCTCATAGCTTACCGTTTGCAATGATTGTTCATAGGTATATCCTGCTTTAGCATACTCGAACAACCTTCTTTGAGCGAAGTTCCATCTAAATCCATGTGAACCGTCCAGTACTACATTTGCTCTAGTACAACTATTACGTATATCCTCTAGATACTTTAGTTTTTTCAACCGAAAACTTCCTTTCTTTAGAATGATCGATTTAAGTTGATCATAACTAGATCTAGAGATAAGAACATCGCCTGTCTTTCCCCCTTTTTCTTTTGTTTCGATCACACCAATTTCTTTACCGGTGACAGAATCAATGTCATAACCTTTTAATTGATCTTTTTTGATGTAGCCTACTCCTTCAATCCTCGCTCCACCTTCTAATTGAATAGTAGCAGCTAACCTATGTTTTTCATCAATTAATCCATCAATGATCCTTATAGGATCTGCATAGGCTCTATTATGATAATTATCAGCAACCTGCTTTAAATTACGGGCACTATTGAGTATCTTTTGTCGCACAGAAAAATCATAGTATGATTCTTCACCATACTTATTTTTAGTGTAATACTTTAATGACATTTCGAGTTTTCCCATAGCTGCACTGATCTTCTCTAAATATTGCTTAGCTGGATAATACTCTATCTTGTAATCCATATATGCAGCAATATGTGGTCCTTCAATTTTTTCACAATTGTTGATGCCCCAGTGTTCTCTAAGATAATGAAAAAAATTATTCCAAATCTGTCTATAGCTAGCCATAGTTTGATAAGAACTTACCTTGTTGAAATATTCACTTTTTGGGTCATTCTTTTCTTCTTTTTTTGCACCCTCTTGAAAAATTACTTTTGTCAATTGTGCTGTTTGATACTCTACAGATCCTCTCATGACTCTTCCTATTTCTTAAGTGATGAATTCAGCCCTCATCTAAGGCAATTTGTTAAGTCATTACGCTTTTTGAAATGAAGCTTCAACATTGCTCTTTTGATTACGGTGGGAGGTATGTCTCGTAAGACAT
The sequence above is drawn from the Sulfurovum sp. TSL1 genome and encodes:
- a CDS encoding restriction endonuclease subunit S — protein: MSNVPQLRFKEFGSEWEEILLDKIAVFSKGKGVSKADLAEDGKTECIRYGELYSQYNELIQDVVSKTNVDKEDLVLSEYGDIIIPASGEAQIDIATASCVLKDNVALGGDLNIIKTKEDGVFLSYYLNNAKKIDIARLSQGISVVHLYSSQLKTLKLNIPSKPEQKKISSFFTSVDTRIEQLTKKEELLQQYKKGVMQKIFSQEIRFKADDGSEFPEWEEKKLNELMFEHKERNYEQKFDKNDVLSVSGTYGIVNQIEFQGRSFAGASVDNYHIVEVNDIVYTKSPLKSNPYGIIKVNQYKAGIVSTLYAVYRPKENLLSEYLGFYFQLDDNVNRYLRPLVHKGAKNDMKINNSYAISDSITIPSKQEQTKIANFLSSIDFKIEQVQKQLDATKAFKKGLFQQMFV
- a CDS encoding type I restriction-modification system subunit M; amino-acid sequence: MGEEQKKQLEQQLWNIANALRGKMDADEFRDYILGFIFYKYLSEKMEHYADEILAEDGMTYLELSSSPDRQEYLEAIQEESIEKLGYFLEPEELFSQVAKRSAGSTDNFILDDLTQILRNIERTTMGHESEDDFVYLFEDLDLTSSKLGKTEAQKNTLISKVLSHLDAINFELQNHDRDVLGDAYEYLIGQFAAGAGKKAGEFYTPQQVSKILAKIVTTGKTKLKSVYDPTCGSGSLLLRVTKEVEEVSSFYGQELNRTTYNLARMNMIMHDVHYRKFDIKQEDTLEHPQHMELRFEAIIANPPFSAKWSANPLFMSDDRFSQYGKLAPSSKADFAFVQHMIHHLDENGTMAIVLPHGVLFRGAAEGHIRKYLIEDKNYLDAVIGLPANIFYGTSIPTCILVFKKCREESDNILFIDASAHFEKAKNQNYMRVEDIEKIVMTFRDRIAEEKYSRLVTLDEIKENDYNLNIPRYVDTFEEEEPVDLDTVSSELKALEVDMRATDEMIAKFCGELAIATPF
- a CDS encoding superinfection immunity protein, whose translation is MIMKLFLLLIVLAIYMLPTYLAYRLNHPRKAAITVVNIFGGLFYGIGWVVALTWVFVRDGKLSKLDTE
- a CDS encoding helix-turn-helix domain-containing protein; translated protein: MEIYDFNEEELDKFYKKIGKNVKKYREEKGVTQMELAHAIGHNSVGYISKAELYKYNKHFSLEQLYKISKVLNVNISQLIDA